TGTTGCCAACGCTTCTTATTCTATTTTTTTGAAATTGTCGGTTCCCTCCTCGCGCTCCAGCTCCGTTCCAACGGGCATCTTCAGGTAAGGAATTATGGCAGGGTCGTAGTTGGCAATAACGTTTACCTCGAAAAACATGCTGTTGGTGTCGTCGTCCACATACTCGTCGGTTTCGGTTCCGGAGAGGAAGCGCCAGCCGCTATCGTCATCATCCTCGCGCGTTTCGCGGTACATGTAACCCACCTTCATACCATCTACCGTAATGGTGTCGGAGGCGTAGCAGAATCCCATTGGCGGAATCAGCTCCTTAATGTCGTATGCCTTAATTCTGTATTGATTGCTTCCCATTGTGCTGTTTTGTTTGTTGCGTGAAGTTTTTTCAGGGGATAAAGTTAGCGCCATTGTTGCTGTTAACAAAATTGTGCCAGAACCCCGTTCTTCAAAGTTACTGAAAAGCTCATTCGCTGCGATATCTTTCGTTGAAAAAAGAAATTAGGAGAAGGGATGTTCCTTCTGTGAGAA
This window of the Williamwhitmania sp. genome carries:
- a CDS encoding DUF2185 domain-containing protein, giving the protein MGSNQYRIKAYDIKELIPPMGFCYASDTITVDGMKVGYMYRETREDDDDSGWRFLSGTETDEYVDDDTNSMFFEVNVIANYDPAIIPYLKMPVGTELEREEGTDNFKKIE